The Triticum aestivum cultivar Chinese Spring chromosome 3A, IWGSC CS RefSeq v2.1, whole genome shotgun sequence genome includes a region encoding these proteins:
- the LOC123062479 gene encoding thioredoxin-like fold domain-containing protein MRL7 homolog, chloroplastic isoform X1: MLRLPALLPLKPSAPTTGLNPTRRSHGHRGPKRLLASSTTPPPPPPPPRRTPNPATAPKPPKPEPRAGPQNPEGAAAEFPTTKPRKPRRGRRSEAAAVEDFVRDRLEQVFASIQERDPEVLQGKGDILKPKEEEERASGEEPGEEDGEQKTVVEEEDPSWPLDADVGWGVRASEYFDKHSIKNVTVDGVEIDWEGEVDRGWVKEINCLEWESFAFHPSPLIVLVFERYNRAADNWRFLQELEKATKVYWDTKDRLPPRTVKIDLNIERDLAYALQAKECPQLLFLRGNKILYREKEIRTADELVQMIAYFYYNAKRPSCVNPEALAPSF, translated from the exons ATGCTTCGTCTCCCCGCTCTCCTCCCTCTTAAACCCTCGGCCCCGACCACCGGCCTAAACCCCACCCGGCGCAGCCATGGCCACCGCGGCCCCAAACGCCTCCTCGCTTCCTCCaccacgccgccgccaccgccgccgccgccgcgacggaCTCCCAATCCAGCCACGGCCCCGAAACCCCCGAAGCCCGAACCCCGCGCGGGCCCCCAGAATCCAGAAGGCGCCGCCGCGGAGTTCCCCACAACCAAGCCCCGCAAACCACGCCGCGGTCGCCGAAGCGAGGCGGCCGCCGTGGAGGACTTCGTCCGCGACCGCCTCGAGCAGGTCTTCGCCTCCATCCAGGAGCGCGACCCCGAGGTCCTCCAAGGCAAAGGCGACATCTTGAagccaaaggaggaggaggagcgggcttCCGGCGAGGAGCCCGGGGAGGAAGATGGGGAGCAGAAgacggtggtggaggaggaggacccgaGCTGGCCACTGGACGCCGACGTCGGGTGGGGGGTCCGGGCGTCGGAGTACTTCGACAAGCATTCCATCAAGAACGTGACGGTGGACGGCGTGGAGATCGATTGGGAAGGAGAGGTCGACCGGGGCTGGGTCAAGGAGATCAACTGCTTGGAGTGGGAGAGCTTCGCCTTCCACCCCAGCCCCCTTATCGTCCTAGTCTTCGAGCGCTACAACAG GGCGGCTGACAATTGGAGGTTCCTTCAAGAATTGGAGAAGGCTACTAAGGTATATTGGGATACAAAAGATCGGCTACCTCCACGG ACTGTGAAGATTGATCTGAACATCGAGAGAGACCTGGCATATGCACTCCAAGCAAAGGAATGCCCGCAATTGCTGTTCTTGAGAGGAAACAAAATCCTATACAGAGAAAAAG AGATAAGAACAGCTGACGAACTAGTTCAAATGATTGCCTATTTCTACTACAATGCAAAGAGACCATCATGTGTCAATCCCGAAGCCCTTGCTCCTTCATTCTAA
- the LOC123062479 gene encoding thioredoxin-like fold domain-containing protein MRL7 homolog, chloroplastic isoform X2 → MLRLPALLPLKPSAPTTGLNPTRRSHGHRGPKRLLASSTTPPPPPPPPRRTPNPATAPKPPKPEPRAGPQNPEGAAAEFPTTKPRKPRRGRRSEAAAVEDFVRDRLEQVFASIQERDPEVLQGKGDILKPKEEEERASGEEPGEEDGEQKTVVEEEDPSWPLDADVGWGVRASEYFDKHSIKNVTVDGVEIDWEGEVDRGWVKEINCLEWESFAFHPSPLIVLVFERYNRAADNWRFLQELEKATKTVKIDLNIERDLAYALQAKECPQLLFLRGNKILYREKEIRTADELVQMIAYFYYNAKRPSCVNPEALAPSF, encoded by the exons ATGCTTCGTCTCCCCGCTCTCCTCCCTCTTAAACCCTCGGCCCCGACCACCGGCCTAAACCCCACCCGGCGCAGCCATGGCCACCGCGGCCCCAAACGCCTCCTCGCTTCCTCCaccacgccgccgccaccgccgccgccgccgcgacggaCTCCCAATCCAGCCACGGCCCCGAAACCCCCGAAGCCCGAACCCCGCGCGGGCCCCCAGAATCCAGAAGGCGCCGCCGCGGAGTTCCCCACAACCAAGCCCCGCAAACCACGCCGCGGTCGCCGAAGCGAGGCGGCCGCCGTGGAGGACTTCGTCCGCGACCGCCTCGAGCAGGTCTTCGCCTCCATCCAGGAGCGCGACCCCGAGGTCCTCCAAGGCAAAGGCGACATCTTGAagccaaaggaggaggaggagcgggcttCCGGCGAGGAGCCCGGGGAGGAAGATGGGGAGCAGAAgacggtggtggaggaggaggacccgaGCTGGCCACTGGACGCCGACGTCGGGTGGGGGGTCCGGGCGTCGGAGTACTTCGACAAGCATTCCATCAAGAACGTGACGGTGGACGGCGTGGAGATCGATTGGGAAGGAGAGGTCGACCGGGGCTGGGTCAAGGAGATCAACTGCTTGGAGTGGGAGAGCTTCGCCTTCCACCCCAGCCCCCTTATCGTCCTAGTCTTCGAGCGCTACAACAG GGCGGCTGACAATTGGAGGTTCCTTCAAGAATTGGAGAAGGCTACTAAG ACTGTGAAGATTGATCTGAACATCGAGAGAGACCTGGCATATGCACTCCAAGCAAAGGAATGCCCGCAATTGCTGTTCTTGAGAGGAAACAAAATCCTATACAGAGAAAAAG AGATAAGAACAGCTGACGAACTAGTTCAAATGATTGCCTATTTCTACTACAATGCAAAGAGACCATCATGTGTCAATCCCGAAGCCCTTGCTCCTTCATTCTAA
- the LOC123062478 gene encoding protein VAPYRIN, which translates to MAAAKPACSAPANSADAAKPAAAPEPEQQLLEVAEEEVVVDFKPNAKCRVDLRLRSLHPTLPVAFKVQTSSPLKFLVSPPRGALQPLSTATIRVVLRPQPHAPPSFPRSRADRFLVLSSLSAAHLDSAASVPGGAGVGIGAIRLRVFFGGPYLLRLAADAGDSAAVRLILRRQPHLLPVLDPEAAVPDAEPWAPLHAAAARGDCGEVRRLGQEALAARDKDGRTALHVAAAAGEAEAVAELVDMGADSAAADARGRTPLDVAREKGYKEVVDVLQRWEQVMTAARRGDLRSLEFLLSKRTGLRGRDQYGLTALHVAAIKGHCDAIALLAGSGCMDVECEDVEGHRPLHLAVEGGCADAVDLLLDMGADAHARTKRGATPLQMADTMGYDDISKLLRARGADEAAAAAAAGDAQLCIASSSSSSISCA; encoded by the exons ATGGCCGCTGCTAAGCCAGCCTGCTCCGCTCCCGCCAATTCCGCCGACGCAGCCAAACCGGCGGCGGCGCCAGAACCCGAGCAGCAGCTGCtggaggtggcggaggaggaggtggtcgtcGACTTCAAGCCCAACGCCAAGTGCCGCGTCGACCTCCGCCTCCGCTCGCTGCACCCGACGCTCCCCGTCGCCTTCAAGGTGCAGACCTCCTCCCCGCTCAAGTTCCTCGTCAGCCCGCCGCGCGGCGCCCTGCAGCCGCTCTCCACGGCCACCATCCGCGTCGTGCTCCGCCCGCAGCCGCacgcgccgccgtccttcccgcGCTCCCGCGCCGACCGCTTCCTcgtcctctcctccctctccgccgCGCACCTCGACTCCGCGGCCTCCGTGCCCGGCGGCGCCGGCGTCGGCATCGGCGCCATCCGCCTCCGCGTGTTCTTCGGCGGGCCCTACCTGCTCCGCCTCGCCGCGGACGCCGGGGACTCCGCGGCCGTGCGCCTCATCCTGCGCCGGCAGCCGCACCTCCTGCCGGTTCTCGACCCCGAGGCGGCCGTGCCGGACGCCGAGCCGTGGGCGCCGCTGCACGCGGCTGCCGCGCGGGGCGACTGCGGAGAGGTGAGGAGGCTGGGGCAGGAGGCGCTCGCGGCGCGCGACAAGGACGGCAGGACGGCTCTGCACGTtgcggccgccgccggggaagCAGAGGCCGTGGCAGAGCTGGTGGACATGGGCGCCGACTCCGCCGCGGCCGACGCGCGCGGGCGGACTCCGCTGGACGTGGCACGAGAGAAGGGCTAC AAGGAGGTGGTGGACGTGCTGCAGCGGTGGGAGCAGGTgatgacggcggcgaggcggggcgacCTCCGGAGCCTGGAGTTCCTCCTCAGCAAGCGCACGGGCCTCCGCGGCCGCGACCAGTACGGGCTGACGGCGCTCCACGTGGCCGCCATCAAGGGCCACTGCGACGCCATCGCCCTGCTGGCGGGGTCGGGGTGCATGGACGTGGAGTGCGAGGACGTGGAAGGGCACCGGCCgctgcacctcgccgtcgagggCGGCTGCGCCGACGCCGTCGACCTGCTGCTCGACATGGGCGCCGACGCCCACGCCAGGACCAAGCGGGGCGCCACGCCGCTCCAGATGGCCGACACCATGGGCTATGACGACATCTCGAAGCTGCTGCGCGCCCGGGGCgccgacgaggcggcggcggcggcggcggcaggtgacGCGCAGCTGTGCAtcgcgtcgtcgtcttcctcgtcgATATCCTGTGCATAA